One Aerococcus urinaeequi DNA segment encodes these proteins:
- the dnaB gene encoding replicative DNA helicase has protein sequence MAENLDHTTPPQSIEAEQAVLGAILLDSDVFISVLEYVSADDFYSRANQLIFEAMEELNRDDEAIDALTVQQKLNNMHMLENVGGYEYIFQLANDTPTAANAEYYARIVEEKSLLRKLIQASNKIARESFEQEESVSVILDEAEKSILNVAENRNRNGFIHIRDVVFESMQNLDDLSKNGQDVTGIPTGYPDLDAMTAGLQPEELIILAARPAVGKTAFALNIAQNVATKQDGVVAVFSLEMGAGSLVNRMICAEGSINAGHLRTGQLTEDEWSDLIVASGALSEADIYIDDTPGIRVTEIRSKSRRLLKERGRLDLIVIDYLQLIEGSGKRNENRQQEVSDISRQLKKIAKELHVPVIALSQLSRGVEQRQDKRPVLSDIRESGSIEQDADIVAFLYRDDYYERGEGEEDDGGGEPRLEDNIVEVIIEKNRSGARGTVKLIFTKEFNKFSSVSFRTDDEMFA, from the coding sequence TTGGCGGAGAATTTAGATCATACAACACCGCCTCAAAGTATAGAGGCTGAGCAAGCTGTGCTCGGTGCCATCTTACTTGATTCCGATGTGTTCATTTCAGTGCTGGAGTATGTTTCTGCCGATGATTTTTATAGTCGTGCAAACCAACTTATTTTTGAAGCGATGGAAGAACTGAACCGGGATGATGAGGCAATTGATGCGTTAACGGTTCAACAAAAATTAAATAACATGCATATGCTTGAAAATGTTGGCGGCTATGAGTACATTTTCCAATTGGCAAATGATACGCCGACTGCAGCGAATGCGGAATATTATGCCCGCATAGTTGAAGAGAAATCTTTATTGAGAAAGCTGATTCAAGCTTCTAATAAGATTGCCCGCGAGAGTTTTGAGCAAGAAGAGTCAGTATCTGTCATTTTAGATGAGGCTGAGAAGTCTATTTTAAATGTAGCAGAGAATCGAAATCGAAATGGGTTTATCCATATTCGAGATGTCGTGTTCGAGTCTATGCAAAATTTAGATGATTTATCTAAAAATGGTCAGGACGTAACAGGGATTCCAACTGGTTATCCTGATCTGGATGCCATGACAGCTGGACTGCAACCAGAAGAGTTGATTATTCTGGCAGCACGTCCAGCCGTTGGTAAGACAGCCTTTGCTTTGAATATCGCACAGAATGTGGCTACTAAGCAAGATGGTGTTGTCGCGGTCTTTTCTTTGGAGATGGGGGCTGGATCTCTGGTAAATCGTATGATTTGTGCGGAAGGTAGTATAAATGCTGGTCATTTAAGGACTGGACAGTTAACAGAAGATGAATGGTCAGATTTGATCGTTGCTTCAGGGGCGCTATCGGAAGCAGATATTTATATCGATGATACACCAGGTATCAGAGTAACCGAAATTCGTTCTAAGAGTAGACGCCTACTTAAAGAGCGTGGGCGGCTGGACTTAATTGTGATAGACTACCTTCAATTAATTGAAGGGTCTGGTAAACGAAATGAAAACAGACAACAAGAAGTGTCTGATATTTCGCGACAATTAAAGAAAATTGCCAAAGAATTACACGTGCCTGTAATCGCGTTATCTCAGTTATCACGTGGTGTGGAACAGCGACAGGATAAACGTCCCGTTCTTTCTGACATTCGTGAGTCGGGATCAATCGAGCAGGATGCGGATATCGTTGCCTTCCTATATCGTGATGATTATTACGAACGTGGCGAGGGCGAAGAAGATGATGGTGGTGGCGAACCGAGATTGGAAGATAATATCGTAGAGGTTATTATCGAGAAAAACCGGTCCGGTGCGCGTGGGACAGTGAAACTTATTTTTACAAAAGAATTTAACAAATTTTCATCAGTGAGCTTTAGAACTGATGATGAAATGTTTGCATAA